One segment of Marvinbryantia formatexigens DSM 14469 DNA contains the following:
- a CDS encoding MarR family winged helix-turn-helix transcriptional regulator: MNYSLESLLYGMQFRKLLEKKLAPLEKEYGLHKIDMQLLFYLSHAGEKNTSSDMMELKMFTRGHISQSLTRLQKKGYIQMEQDLEDRRCTHNYLTKEAYVVIEQVEKIYESGQNIIMKGVTEEERRILLVVAQKVNQNINDELGN, translated from the coding sequence ATGAATTATTCTCTTGAATCATTATTGTATGGGATGCAATTCAGAAAATTATTGGAAAAGAAGCTGGCGCCTTTAGAAAAAGAGTACGGATTACATAAGATAGATATGCAGCTCTTGTTTTACCTTTCTCATGCAGGGGAAAAAAATACATCGTCTGATATGATGGAGCTGAAAATGTTTACCAGAGGACACATTTCACAGTCATTAACTCGGCTCCAGAAAAAAGGTTATATTCAGATGGAGCAGGATCTGGAGGACAGGCGGTGTACACATAATTATCTGACGAAGGAGGCATATGTTGTAATAGAACAAGTGGAAAAGATTTATGAAAGCGGGCAGAATATTATTATGAAAGGCGTGACGGAAGAGGAAAGGCGGATCTTATTGGTTGTTGCACAAAAAGTAAACCAGAATATTAATGACGAATTAGGAAATTAG
- a CDS encoding citrate/2-methylcitrate synthase yields MKSMEQNKLSSYAEGKKQICMENDKIPKKLYEEYGVNCGLRDENGKGVLTGLTRISKIVSFRKNKEGTLQPCDGELWYRGYHIFDLIDSLKGEYGFEKIAYLLLFGNYPDAKEEEAFFQVLSEARELPQNFTRDVLMKAPSKDIMNSMTRSVLTLASYDKRKEFNTLEDNIRQAIQMIAVFPMLAVYGYHAYNHYENHASMYIHRPDPKLSTAENILRMLRPDASYTQLEAKVLDVALILHMEHGGGNNSTFTTRVVTSAGSDTYSAVAAAMSSLKGPKHGGANIKVMEMIQDIKDHVPDWEDKEAVENYLAKILDKEAFDHKGLIYGMGHAVYSVSDPREKVLKFYVQKLAKEKGRDKDMALYDAIEEAAPVLIAQKRHIFKGVSPNVDFYSGFVYEMLGIPMELYTPLFAVARIVGWSAHRLEELVGMNKIIRPAYMSVMREREE; encoded by the coding sequence ATGAAATCGATGGAACAGAATAAATTGAGCAGTTATGCAGAAGGGAAAAAACAGATCTGCATGGAAAACGATAAAATACCTAAAAAACTATATGAAGAATATGGCGTGAATTGTGGACTGCGAGACGAAAACGGGAAAGGGGTATTAACCGGATTAACCCGTATTTCTAAAATTGTATCTTTTCGCAAAAATAAAGAGGGAACGCTGCAACCATGTGATGGAGAATTATGGTATCGGGGGTATCACATCTTTGATTTGATTGATTCTCTGAAAGGCGAATATGGTTTTGAAAAGATTGCATATCTGCTGTTATTTGGTAATTATCCGGACGCTAAAGAGGAAGAAGCCTTTTTTCAGGTTTTGAGCGAAGCAAGGGAACTGCCGCAGAATTTCACGAGAGATGTACTTATGAAAGCTCCGTCTAAGGATATTATGAATTCTATGACGAGAAGCGTATTGACGCTTGCATCTTATGATAAGCGCAAAGAGTTTAACACGCTGGAAGATAATATCCGGCAGGCAATTCAGATGATTGCCGTTTTTCCTATGCTGGCTGTTTATGGATATCATGCGTATAACCATTATGAGAATCATGCCAGTATGTATATACACCGTCCAGATCCGAAATTATCAACAGCAGAAAATATTCTCAGGATGTTAAGGCCGGATGCTTCTTATACACAACTGGAAGCAAAAGTGCTGGATGTGGCTCTGATACTCCATATGGAGCATGGCGGCGGAAATAATTCTACATTTACGACCAGAGTCGTAACCTCTGCAGGTTCTGACACGTATTCTGCGGTAGCGGCGGCGATGTCTTCATTAAAAGGTCCGAAACATGGCGGAGCAAATATAAAAGTCATGGAGATGATACAGGATATCAAAGATCATGTGCCAGACTGGGAAGATAAAGAAGCAGTTGAGAATTACCTTGCAAAAATACTGGACAAGGAAGCCTTTGACCATAAAGGGCTGATTTACGGAATGGGACACGCCGTATACTCTGTTTCTGATCCGAGAGAAAAAGTGCTGAAATTCTACGTACAAAAACTTGCAAAGGAAAAAGGGAGAGACAAAGATATGGCTCTGTATGATGCGATCGAGGAAGCAGCACCTGTACTGATCGCACAGAAACGGCATATTTTCAAAGGAGTCAGCCCTAATGTTGATTTTTACAGCGGATTCGTATACGAGATGCTGGGAATACCAATGGAGCTTTATACGCCTTTATTTGCGGTGGCCCGCATTGTCGGCTGGAGCGCACATAGACTGGAAGAGCTTGTAGGAATGAATAAAATTATCCGTCCGGCTTACATGAGTGTTATGCGGGAAAGGGAGGAGTGA
- a CDS encoding DUF5685 family protein codes for MYGYICCNKTGLSEEEINRYQSAYCGLCNNLKTRYGQLERISLSYDMTFVILFLSSLYEPEEEAGEFRCGVHPLHKKTETENKFTAYAADMTIALSYYKCMDDWKDEKKYLKRLYARSIKKQYQEVAEKYPRQCKAISEGIRELEQIENSTADTKPDDAVKCSGKMLSELFVYEEDFWSNSLRSFGFELGKFIYLMDASMDYKEDIRKHNYNPLIGMNKKPEEMKEILTMCIGNVTQIFEKLPLVQDQHLLRNILYGGVWQKYSEKMQRKEKKHG; via the coding sequence ATGTATGGATATATCTGTTGTAATAAAACGGGGTTAAGTGAAGAAGAAATCAACCGTTATCAAAGTGCTTACTGCGGGTTATGTAATAACTTAAAAACAAGGTACGGGCAGTTGGAAAGAATCAGTTTAAGTTATGACATGACATTTGTGATTCTGTTTTTGTCGTCGCTCTATGAGCCAGAGGAAGAAGCAGGGGAGTTCCGGTGCGGAGTCCATCCGTTACATAAAAAGACAGAGACAGAAAATAAATTTACGGCGTATGCTGCGGATATGACGATTGCCTTATCTTATTACAAATGTATGGATGACTGGAAGGATGAAAAGAAATATTTGAAGCGCCTGTATGCGAGAAGCATAAAGAAACAGTATCAGGAGGTTGCTGAAAAATACCCCCGGCAATGTAAGGCTATTTCGGAAGGCATCAGGGAATTGGAGCAGATAGAAAATTCAACAGCGGATACAAAGCCGGATGATGCGGTTAAGTGTTCTGGAAAAATGTTGTCGGAACTTTTTGTTTATGAAGAGGATTTTTGGAGTAACAGCCTGCGCTCTTTTGGATTTGAACTTGGGAAATTCATCTACCTCATGGACGCATCCATGGATTACAAGGAGGACATCAGGAAACATAATTATAACCCACTGATCGGGATGAATAAAAAACCGGAGGAAATGAAAGAAATCCTTACAATGTGTATAGGGAATGTGACACAGATTTTTGAAAAGCTGCCTTTGGTCCAGGATCAACATCTGCTGAGAAACATCTTATATGGAGGCGTGTGGCAGAAATATTCTGAAAAAATGCAGAGGAAGGAGAAAAAGCATGGTTGA
- a CDS encoding J domain-containing protein, producing MVDDPYKVLGVPENATKDEIKKAYRKKAKEYHPDLHPDDPQAAEKMNEINEAYDMLNNPEKYKKEQQKSQQNSYSYGNTYERNSERGSTYGNGWGGYRNEGNGGGYGGFGDFNFDDLFSFRGRTYTPPKAKVEPGDSEEIRQAIDLINIREFARANEILNQILGKDRNARWYYLSSLSNYGMGNHIQAVEQIQKAIQKEPENRLYQNTLQSFQNSGTAYNQDGQEYQKYADGMNKICRSFCVIQMFCMFCR from the coding sequence ATGGTTGATGATCCGTATAAAGTTCTCGGCGTACCCGAAAATGCAACAAAAGATGAGATAAAGAAAGCATACCGAAAAAAAGCAAAGGAATATCACCCCGATTTACATCCGGATGATCCTCAGGCAGCGGAAAAAATGAATGAGATAAACGAAGCCTACGATATGTTGAATAATCCTGAAAAATATAAGAAAGAACAGCAGAAATCTCAACAGAACAGTTATTCCTATGGAAACACATATGAAAGAAACTCAGAGAGAGGTTCCACATACGGCAATGGCTGGGGAGGCTATCGGAATGAAGGGAATGGCGGAGGATATGGCGGATTTGGAGATTTCAACTTTGACGATCTGTTTTCCTTCCGGGGCAGAACATACACGCCGCCGAAGGCAAAAGTGGAGCCGGGTGACAGTGAAGAAATCCGTCAGGCAATTGATTTAATAAATATACGTGAATTTGCAAGAGCCAATGAAATTTTAAACCAGATTTTAGGAAAGGACAGGAATGCAAGATGGTATTATCTGAGTTCCTTATCGAATTATGGGATGGGAAACCATATACAGGCTGTTGAGCAGATTCAGAAGGCAATACAGAAGGAACCGGAAAACAGACTCTATCAGAACACGCTGCAGAGCTTTCAAAATTCCGGGACAGCATACAATCAGGACGGGCAGGAATATCAGAAATATGCGGATGGGATGAACAAAATCTGCCGGAGTTTCTGTGTGATACAAATGTTTTGCATGTTCTGCAGATGA
- a CDS encoding DUF1538 domain-containing protein, which translates to MDKLKEKVGESLTSVLPVTMIVLFLSIVLVPVKIEAIAMFLVGAVLLIIGMGFFQLGAEMSMTPLGQGIGGQLVKKRKLPLIICGCFLMGTLITISEPDLQVLANQVASIPNSVLVLSVAIGVGLFLVAAVLRILYKIPITYLLIGMYLILLVLAMAAPSDFLAVAFDAGGVTTGPMTVPFIMALGIGLSASRSDKNSASDSFGLIALSSVGPVLMVLVLGIFYHPTDAVYTTTVIPNLVTMQDVVHQFVRAIPQYAKEVIVSMLLIIAVFVVFQVCTHKYHRRQLLKMSVGFGYTIIGLILFLTGVNVGFAPVGNLLGEGLAAGTYKWLTVPIGMLIGYYIVKAEPAVQILNRQVEDITGGMISSKQMNQCLSIGVACAVGLAMLRALTGIAIYWILIPGYVAAFVLSIFVPQVFVGIAFDSGGVASGPMTSTFLLPLSMGVCTAVGGNVVTDAFGVIALVALAPLIAIQIMGIIYKCKMKKNTLPSEKEIAEDTIIELEEESL; encoded by the coding sequence ATGGATAAACTAAAGGAAAAAGTGGGGGAATCACTCACAAGCGTTCTGCCTGTTACAATGATCGTACTGTTTTTAAGCATTGTATTAGTGCCTGTAAAAATTGAGGCGATAGCAATGTTTCTGGTTGGAGCGGTGTTATTGATTATAGGTATGGGATTTTTTCAGCTTGGAGCGGAAATGTCAATGACGCCATTGGGACAGGGCATTGGCGGACAACTTGTAAAAAAACGAAAACTCCCATTGATTATCTGCGGATGCTTTTTGATGGGAACGCTTATCACTATTTCAGAACCGGATCTCCAGGTGCTGGCGAATCAGGTTGCATCCATCCCAAATTCAGTGCTGGTACTGTCGGTTGCTATTGGCGTGGGACTTTTTCTTGTTGCGGCGGTTTTGAGAATTTTATATAAAATACCGATTACCTATTTATTGATTGGAATGTATCTGATTCTTTTGGTTTTGGCAATGGCAGCTCCATCAGATTTTCTGGCGGTGGCATTTGACGCCGGGGGTGTTACCACCGGTCCGATGACAGTTCCCTTTATTATGGCTTTAGGAATTGGGCTTTCTGCATCGAGAAGTGATAAAAACAGTGCCAGCGACAGCTTTGGACTGATTGCATTGAGCAGTGTCGGACCGGTTCTGATGGTACTTGTCCTGGGTATTTTTTATCATCCGACGGATGCGGTTTATACGACTACGGTTATTCCCAATCTTGTCACTATGCAGGATGTTGTACACCAGTTTGTACGGGCGATACCACAGTACGCAAAAGAAGTTATCGTCAGTATGCTTCTGATCATTGCGGTTTTTGTGGTATTCCAGGTTTGTACACATAAATATCACAGGCGTCAGCTGCTAAAAATGAGTGTAGGATTTGGATATACGATTATTGGTCTGATTCTCTTCCTGACAGGAGTAAATGTTGGTTTTGCGCCAGTAGGAAATTTGTTGGGAGAAGGTCTGGCGGCAGGGACCTATAAATGGTTGACTGTACCAATCGGAATGCTGATCGGGTATTATATTGTGAAGGCGGAACCTGCCGTTCAGATTTTAAACCGACAGGTAGAGGATATTACGGGAGGCATGATTTCCAGTAAGCAGATGAATCAGTGTCTCTCAATCGGAGTAGCCTGTGCAGTGGGGCTGGCGATGCTGCGTGCATTAACGGGAATCGCAATTTATTGGATTTTGATTCCCGGATATGTAGCGGCGTTCGTTTTAAGTATTTTTGTTCCGCAGGTTTTCGTAGGCATTGCGTTTGATTCCGGCGGGGTGGCCAGCGGTCCCATGACGTCTACATTTTTGCTGCCATTATCAATGGGTGTATGTACTGCTGTGGGCGGGAATGTGGTGACAGATGCTTTCGGTGTCATAGCATTAGTGGCATTAGCTCCTCTGATTGCAATACAGATTATGGGAATTATTTATAAATGCAAGATGAAGAAGAATACATTGCCGTCTGAAAAAGAAATAGCAGAAGATACGATTATTGAACTGGAGGAGGAATCGTTATGA
- a CDS encoding alpha-L-rhamnosidase, giving the protein MQAMWITVSEDLGDICPVFRKTWNCSGHVKCARIMMSSLGVYEAELNGKRISDYVLAPGWTSYKTRLQYQEYDITEMLEEKNTLEITVGKGWFRSRMADFAYPEEAEKRQKQPCGLIAQLSVIYKDGKQEELYTDETWEYAESPVRFSEIYDGEVYDACFCPADWKRAVILNWSKDILIPQEGCKIREMERIYAKSVFRTPRGELVVDFGQEVTGYVEFSVNAHEGERIHILHGEMTDHEGNFYNENYRSAKAEITYICRAGRQTWHPRLTFFGFRYIMLDEFPKMEDSELYTEQFTANAVYSDMEQTGHIASSDNRLNRLVSNIMWGQKGNFLDVPTDCPQRDERLGWTGDAQVFVKAACYNFDTEKFFTKWLRDLAAEQRKDGAVTTVVPDYMPGDRPSAAWGDAAVICPWQIYMIYGNEKILEDQFDSMKRWVDYITASTKKPFLWTGGEHYGDWLGLDAPAGSYKGSSREDLIATAYYAYSTELLIRAGRVIGKDMGEYEELHRRIVSAFRKTFPGYYTQTEHVLAVHFGLAEDVQKTADDLAELIIQDGTQIKTGFVGTPLILHVLSSYGHTALAYSLLLRTGYPSWLYPVEKGATTIWEHWDGIRTDGNFWSADMNSFNHYSYGAVADWIYEVAAGITPVEKAPGFRRVRIEPHPDGRIGWLEVSVRTRNGMVSSRWNCEKDSIRYDIKTEMPAEIIIDGKTMNVEPGKYTFWGRLQNT; this is encoded by the coding sequence ATGCAGGCAATGTGGATTACTGTATCAGAAGATCTGGGGGATATCTGCCCCGTATTCAGGAAAACATGGAATTGCAGCGGACATGTAAAATGCGCCAGAATTATGATGAGTTCTCTTGGAGTGTATGAAGCAGAACTGAATGGAAAACGAATTAGCGATTACGTGCTGGCACCTGGGTGGACGAGCTATAAAACACGTTTACAGTATCAGGAGTATGATATCACGGAAATGCTGGAAGAGAAAAATACGCTGGAGATAACGGTGGGAAAAGGATGGTTCCGTTCGCGTATGGCTGACTTTGCATATCCGGAAGAAGCAGAGAAGCGGCAAAAACAACCCTGCGGTCTTATTGCACAGCTTTCTGTTATCTATAAAGACGGAAAACAGGAAGAGCTGTATACGGATGAAACATGGGAATATGCAGAAAGTCCTGTCCGATTCAGTGAAATCTATGACGGTGAAGTATATGATGCATGTTTTTGTCCGGCGGACTGGAAACGGGCGGTGATACTAAACTGGTCTAAGGATATTCTGATTCCGCAGGAAGGATGTAAAATCAGGGAGATGGAGCGTATTTACGCAAAATCTGTGTTTCGAACACCAAGGGGGGAGTTAGTCGTCGATTTTGGACAGGAGGTGACCGGATATGTAGAATTTTCAGTGAATGCGCATGAGGGAGAGCGGATTCACATATTGCATGGGGAAATGACTGACCATGAGGGGAATTTCTATAACGAAAATTACAGAAGCGCAAAGGCGGAAATTACTTATATCTGCCGCGCAGGGAGACAGACGTGGCATCCCCGGCTTACATTTTTCGGATTCCGCTATATCATGCTGGATGAGTTCCCGAAAATGGAAGACAGTGAATTGTATACGGAACAGTTTACGGCAAATGCAGTTTATTCGGATATGGAACAGACCGGTCACATTGCATCATCGGATAACAGGCTTAATCGTCTTGTATCCAATATAATGTGGGGGCAGAAAGGAAATTTCCTTGATGTTCCCACGGACTGTCCACAACGTGATGAGCGTCTTGGCTGGACCGGGGACGCCCAGGTATTTGTGAAAGCCGCTTGCTATAATTTCGACACCGAGAAGTTTTTTACGAAATGGCTGCGGGATCTTGCGGCGGAGCAGAGGAAAGACGGGGCAGTGACGACGGTCGTACCGGATTATATGCCGGGGGACAGACCAAGTGCAGCATGGGGAGACGCGGCAGTAATCTGTCCGTGGCAGATTTACATGATATATGGGAATGAGAAAATTCTGGAAGACCAGTTTGACAGCATGAAAAGGTGGGTGGACTACATCACTGCTTCGACAAAGAAGCCCTTCCTCTGGACTGGCGGAGAACATTATGGAGACTGGCTGGGTCTCGACGCACCTGCGGGCAGCTATAAAGGATCCAGCAGGGAAGATTTGATTGCCACGGCTTATTATGCATATTCTACGGAGCTGCTGATAAGAGCGGGCAGAGTAATAGGAAAAGATATGGGCGAATATGAGGAGCTGCATAGAAGAATTGTCAGTGCTTTTCGGAAGACTTTTCCCGGATATTACACGCAGACCGAGCATGTATTGGCAGTACATTTTGGACTTGCAGAAGATGTACAGAAGACAGCGGATGACCTGGCGGAGCTGATCATACAGGATGGAACACAGATAAAGACCGGTTTTGTCGGTACGCCTCTGATTCTGCATGTGCTGAGCAGTTACGGGCATACGGCTCTTGCGTATTCTCTCCTGCTCAGAACCGGGTATCCCTCCTGGCTGTATCCCGTGGAAAAAGGAGCGACCACGATTTGGGAACACTGGGATGGCATACGGACTGACGGAAATTTCTGGAGCGCAGATATGAATTCTTTTAATCACTATTCTTACGGAGCAGTAGCAGACTGGATTTATGAGGTTGCAGCGGGAATCACACCAGTGGAGAAAGCACCGGGATTTCGCCGGGTAAGGATCGAACCGCACCCGGATGGAAGAATTGGATGGCTGGAGGTTTCCGTCAGGACAAGGAACGGAATGGTATCTTCAAGGTGGAATTGCGAAAAAGACAGTATCCGCTACGATATTAAGACAGAGATGCCCGCAGAAATCATAATCGACGGAAAAACTATGA